Part of the Kamptonema formosum PCC 6407 genome, CAAGCGGAAGAAGCATTACGACAAAGTGAAATGCGAGAACGAGAAAAATCGCAACAACTTGAAAAGACCCTTGTGCAATTGCGCTCTACTCAAGCTCAATTGATTCAAACTGAAAAAATGTCTTCGTTGGGGCAATTAATTGCAGGTATTGCTCACGAAATTAATAACCCTGTCAATTTTATACATGGTAACATCACCTATGTCAATGATTACGTTCAAGAATTACTCGGTCTGCTAGAATTATATCAGCAGAAATATCCCCAACCCAGCGGCGAAATCGTAGATCGAATTGAAGAGATTGAGTTAGAATTTCTAAATGAAGATTTAGCCAAAATTTTATCATCAATGAAAGTCGGAACTGAGCGCATCCGCTCGATTGTCTTATCTCTGCGAAACTTTTCGCGGTTAGATGAATCTGACATGAAGCAGGTTGACATTCATGAAGGCATTGAGAGTACATTGTTGATTTTACAGAACCGTTTTAAAGGGAAAAATAACTATCCTGAGATTCAGTTAGTCAAACAGTTTGGCGCTCTGCCACTGGTGGAGTGCTATGCTGGTCAGCTAAATCAAGTTTTTATGAATGTAATCGCCAATGCGATCGATGCGATTGAGCAGAGATTTAAAGGGCAATCTGTTGAGCAAATAAAAGCTAATTTGGGTCGGATTGACATCTGTACTAAAGTTAGCGATCGCGAAACAGCGATCGTTCAAATTACCGACAACGGTTCAGGAATGCCGGAAGCAGTAAAAGCTCAAATTTTTAACCCATTTTTTACAACAAAAGCAGTCGGCAAAGGTACTGGCTTAGGACTGTCAATTAGCTACCAAATTGTGGTAGAACAACATAAAGGTAAACTAGATTGTGTTTCAGAAGTCGGTCAAGGAACAACCTTTATAATTGAGATTCCAATTCGGCAAAACCCGTAATGAATTGAAAATTAAAAATTAAAAATTAAAAATTAGCAGATTGACTGCCGCTAAATCAAGCTGAGAAAAACAGGATTTACGCACCCAACCTCATAAACCGGGTTTCGGCTTCGCTCAACCAGCAGTTTTTTTACGAAAATACTTCGTTCTACCTGCCTCCTACATAAGAGCCTTCTACCTCCTGCCTTCTGCGTGACCCACATATTCTCTCAAAAACCCGGTTTCTGGAGCCCTGAGCGTAAGTCCTAAAAAAGCTGAAACTCTATCAGTGCTTAAGTTGGAACGCTGTTGACCCAATCTTAACCCTATTTTATCCAATCTAAAATCGAAATAACCCTTTAGCGATATGATGCTGCATCAATCTGTAACTATCCCACAAGAGTAGATCGTTCCGTGAAAAAGCTATGAAATATGAACTGATTGCTTTGATCGCTGAGTCCTGGCGGGCAATGGCACACAATGGACGCTGGATGTCTTGGAATTTGTTTCTAGCATTAGTACCCTTAGCCGTGAGTTTTTTACTATTTTACCGACCGCGATCGCGCTTTCTGCTGTGGGGTACAGCATTCCTCTTAGGGGCAACTTTCTTGCCCAATACCCGCCATGTTGTGGCCTATGGAGTTCACCTGATCCGAGATCTCGGCAAAACTTACGTACTTGGCGCGATCGTCATCACGGTGCTACTGATGGCTCTGGATATCTGGGTCTTACGACAGCGCGGAGCTCGCTCTCTCCGCTGGTGGGGTGGTTTTCTCGCCTTCATCGCCTTCCTACCAAATGCACCCTACGTTTTAACAGATATCATTCACCTGATCGACCAAATTCGCTGGGGGTACTCAGTTTGGGTTATTACCCTTGC contains:
- a CDS encoding DUF1361 domain-containing protein, producing MKYELIALIAESWRAMAHNGRWMSWNLFLALVPLAVSFLLFYRPRSRFLLWGTAFLLGATFLPNTRHVVAYGVHLIRDLGKTYVLGAIVITVLLMALDIWVLRQRGARSLRWWGGFLAFIAFLPNAPYVLTDIIHLIDQIRWGYSVWVITLALIPQYLLFMVVGFEAYVLSVINLGYYLKQQGLGQFILVAELIVHGLCAIGIYLGRFIRFNSWDIITNPDELVNTVMNDLIGKRPVLVMVVTFLVITCLYWLMKQVSLGISQQHLKSKPQEDLANGNATSSGPIS